A segment of the Bacteroidota bacterium genome:
CAAAAATGATTGGATTCCTATACTTAACCTGTTTACACCAATTTCTCTTAATCCACTTAGTTTTTCTAAACTCAAATCATCTGGATTTGCTTCCAGACTTATTTCTGCATTATCAATCACATCATAATGAAGGTTGATATCGTGAAGTAAAGCTTGTATTTCGCTCACATCAAGCACCGAAGGGCTACCTCCTCCAAAATAAATACTATCGATCTGCTCAGCATTCAAATAATCTTTTCTCA
Coding sequences within it:
- a CDS encoding radical SAM protein, whose amino-acid sequence is MAGIYIHIPFCRTACDYCNFHFSTSLKRKGELVKAMQQELALRKDYLNAEQIDSIYFGGGSPSVLDVSEIQALLHDINLHYDVIDNAEISLEANPDDLSLEKLSGLREIGVNRLSIGIQSFL